Genomic DNA from Haloplanus aerogenes:
AAAACTTCCGCTGGTGTACTGAGCGGCTCAAGATCGACCCTGCGGACCGTTTCATCGAGAACAAAGTCTCCGAACACGGCGAAGTCATCGTCGTTCTAGGAGCACGCAAAGCCGAATCCGCCACCCGCGAACAGGTGATGGAAATGCACAGCATCGACGGTAGCGTGCTCTCCCGCCACAACAAGTTCGCCAACGCCTTTGTCTACACCCCTATCGAGGACTGGATCGTCGACGACGTCTGGACGTACCTCATCCAAGCCGTCGAAAATCCATGGGGCAAGAACAACAGAGATCTCGCAGCCCTCTACCAGGAAGCCGACGACGAATGCCCGATGGTCATCGACACGAAAACACCCTCCTGCGGGAACAGCCGGTTCGGCTGCTGGACCTGCACCGTGGTCTCCGAGGACAAGGCGATGCAGAATATGATCGACGAGGGAGAGGACTGGATGGAACCCTTGTTGGAGTTCCGTGACTTCCTCAAAGAAACACAGGATCCGGAGAAGAAGCCGAAATTCCGGCAAGTAAAGGGCCGTCAACACGGCTACGTCAAAGAGAAAACCAACGGCAGCGACGGCATCATTCCCCGTGCCCACAAGTTCGAGTTCTGCAAGGACCTGCTCCGCAAGCTCCTAGAAACGCAGAAAGAGGTCAACGAAAGCCTCCCCGAAGACGAGGAAATGGAGCTGATCCGAGAGGAAGAGATCAGAGAAATCCGCCGCCTCTGGCGCGAAGAACGTGCAGACTGGGCTGACTCCGTACCAAAGATCTACAACGAGGTCATGGACGACAACCTCAACTGGGTACATGACGACCTCGGTTCCTTCGGAGAGATGGAAGCAGAAGTCCTGAACGAAGTCTGCGAAGACCATGACGTACAGCCGGAACTCATCAAACGCCTGCTCGACACCGAGTTCCAGCACTACGGAATGAAACGCCGGGCCTCGATCTACAGCGAGATAGACAAGGTCATGAGGGAGGACTGGCGGGACCTAGAAGAGATCGTTTCGGAGATCGAAGGGGAAGACCGGATAGAAGCATGGCAGTACGACGGTATCGGAGGAACCTGAAGATACTCTATGAGGATAAACAAGCTGGTAATCACCGATTTTGGACCTTATCGTGGACGCAACGAGATCACTCTCACATCAAGTGACGACTCTCCAATCGTCTTGTTCGGCGGGAAAAACGGGGCAGGGAAGACCACACTGTTTGAGGCCATAGGATTCTGCCTCCACGGGAAATCCTCGCTCGGTCGTCGCACCGCCAGAAAAGACTACGAACAAGCCATCCGGAGCAAACTCCACGAATACCCTGACGGCAAAGCAGACAGCGCCGCCGTACGCTTGGAGTTCGAGTACGCCCACATGGGCGAAGTCGACCACTACTCGGTCGAACGCTCATGGCGAGACAGAGGCAAGAGCATCGTCGAAAACCTGGAGGTTCGAAGAAACGGACAGATACCATCCGAGCTGAACGAAGACCAGTGGCAGGACTTCCTCAAGGAACTCGTTCCTCCCGGCGTCTCACAGCTGTTCTTCTTCGACGGCGAGAAGATTCAAGAACTCGCATCCGCAGTCGAATCTGACGCTGACTTCGAAGACTCGATGTACTCCCTTCTCGGTCTGGACCTGATCGAACGACTGGACACTGACCTCTCCATCTACATCTCCCGCAAACTGGATGAGAGCGGAGTCGAAGGCATCAACGAGGAACTCGAAGAACTCCGAGATGAGCGAAACCAGTTCGAGCAGGAACTCAAGGATTTCAAGCAGGAGAAAGAAGAGAAAGAAGAGAAACTGCAGGAGCTGGACTCGAAAATCGACAGCAAAGAGTCCAAGATCGCTCAGGAAGGCGGGTCATACGCCGACAAGCGAGAAGAACTGAAAGAGCGCCGTGCAGAACTCAACGCCAGCATCGAACAACACGAAAATCAGATCCGGGAAATCGCTATGGGTGCATACCCGTTCACCTTGGCACCGGATCTGTGTGAGGCCGTCGTCGACCGGCTCAAGACCGAGACAGAACGGCAGAACAAGGTGACTGCCAGAAACGAACTCACTGATGAACTCAACAACGTGCTCGGGGACAACGAAGTCTGGCAGGAAACCGAGGTTCCTGAAGACCAGATTGGGGAAGTCGCGGAACGTATCCAGCAAAAGCTCCAGGGACGTCTTGAAATCGATGATGAAGAGCCAGAGCTCGCACACCAGTTCTCCGAAGCACAACGCCAAGAAATCTACTCCCTAGTGGACAAGGCGTTGCACGACGTTCCGCAGCAGCTGTCAGAGGTGACTGAAGAACTGGAAGAGGAAACCCGAGAACTCCAAGAAGTGGAAGCTGGTCTTGGCAAAGCACCTGATGAAGAACTCATCTCCCCGCTCATCGAAGACCTGAACGAGCTGACCGAAGAGAGGGGTGCGATCAAGTCCCGGCTGGAAGAGCTTGAAGAGGGAATCAGTAAGGCACAGACAAAACTCGAACGGAAAGAAAACGAGATCGAGAACAAGCTGGAGAAGAAAGCCCGTGTCGAAGATGTTTCCGAACGGGCAAACCTAGCTACAGACGTACGTGACGCAGTTCAGGACTTTCGAGAACAACTTGCTAAGGAAAAACTCCGGAAACTGGAAAGCAAACTCAGTGAACGGTACATCACGCTCTCCAACAAGGGCAAGTTCTACGACAAGATTGAGATAGACGAGGAAACCCTTGATATCTCCATCAAGACCATCCACGGCAACAAGAAGCCGCACACTGAGCTTTCCGCTGGTGAACGACAGATATTCGCCACCTCTCTACTCTGGGCGCTGGCTGACATCTCCGACCGTCCACTTCCGTTCATCGTCGACACACCTCTTGGACGCCTTGACAACGACCATCGGGATAACCTGATCACGCACTTCTTCCCCGAGGCAGCCCACCAAGTCATAATCTTCTCCACCGACACTGAGATCGACGACAGCCAGTACCAGAAACTGGAGGGCTACATCTCTAATGCCTACCATCTCGAATACGACGAAACAGAAGGCCGGACAATTCCCTCGAAGGGTTACTTCTGGGACGATGATGACGAAAACCAGCAGTCCCTAGAGGAGATCACTTCATGAGCCAGAAGTTCAACCGCATCACGATAGGTAACGACGCAACCAACCGGTTGAAAATGCTGAAAGCCAACACCGGTATGACCCCGAACTACCTGTGCCGAATCGGGTTCTGCTACTCTCTGAACGAATCCCGGCCACCAAACCCGGAAGAATACGACAACGAGGGCCAGACGTTCAACCGGTACACCCTCCTTGGAGAACACGACGCACTCTACATGGCACTCCTGAAGGAGCGGCTGATCCAGGAAAACAAAGACCCTGAAGAGGTTCTGTACGACGAGTTCGTCGCACACCTCAACCGAGGAGTGATCCGAGTCCACGGCAACGTCAGAGACCTAACTGACCTCGAAGACCTGGTGCCCGGTGAAGTGAAAGGGAAGCACGCTCAACAGGAAGGATAACATGAGTCCTGACGTGGCAACACCCATCTACCTTGACCATCACGCCACCACCCCTGTAGACGAAGACATCGTCGACGGGATGAAACCCTACTTCACAGAAAACTACGGGAATCCTGCCAGCGAAGATCATATTTACGGGGCCAACGCCAAGAAAGCGGTCAACGAAGCCCGAGAACGAATCTCAGAAGCGGTAAACTCCAGGCCTGAGGAAATCATCTTTACCAGCGGAGCCACCGAATCCGACAATCTGGCGATCAAGGGAGCCGCCGAGTACGCGGCCAAACACGACAAGGGGAACCACGTCATCACAGCTGTCACCGAGCACGAAGCCGTACTCGAAGCCTGCGAAGCAGTGGAAGAGAAAGGATTCGACGCTACATATCTCCCTGTCGACGAACACGGCCAGGTCGATCCCAGTGACGTAGAAGACGCGATACGTGACGACACCGTGCTGATCTCGATTATGGCCGCAAACAACGAGATCGGTACCACTGCACCCCTGCAAGAAATCGGTGAGATAGCGAAAGAGCACGAGGTCTTCTTCCACACCGACGCAGTCCAGGCAATCGGCTACCTCCCTATCGACGTCGAAGAAATGGGGATCGACCTGATGTCTATCTCCGGCCACAAGATCTACGGGCCGAAAGGCGTCGGCGCACTCTACGTCCGCCGCAGAAACCCGAAAGTCAAACTTGAACCACTGCTTCACGGCGGCGGCCACGAACGAGGCTGGAGATCTGGAACTCTCAACGTACCATCCATCGTCGGTTTCGCAAAGGCAGTGGAGATGGCCGACAAGAACATGGAAGAACGTACCAGCCACGTTGACGAGCTCACCTCGTATATGTGGGAACGCCTCAACGAGGAGCTGGACGACATCGTCCTGAACGGTCACCCGGAGGAGCGGATACCCAACAACCTCAACATCAGCTTCACCGGCGTAGAGAACAAAGCTCTCGTCAAGAACCTTCAACCCGATATAGCGGTCTCAGCAGGCTCCGCCTGTACCACGGGCCAGGTTGAAGCCTCACACGTCCTCCAGGCCATCACCGACAACGAAGACAGGTGGCACAACGCCATACGGTTCGGCCTCGGAAAAGACAACACAAGAGAAGAAATCGAGTACGCCACCGACGAAGTAATCAAGATCGTCAACAGACTCCGCAACATCACCTTCTAAAAACTCATGACCCAGTCAAAACAACTTCAGAGTAAGATCGTCGACAAACTCGGGGTAATGAGGGACGATATCCACGTCACCAGCGACGAGGATGCACTCACCTTCTACCTTCCACCCGACAAGCTCGAAGAAGCCGAAACCATCCTTGACAGAGATTTAGAGGTACTGGAAGAGCACGAACACGAGTACCTCGTCAAAGCCGACATCCAGTAAGACCAGTCAGCAGTCAGTCGTCATCATCCGTTACATCTGCATCCGGGCGGTGATCCTGATGCATCGTAACAACTTCAGTCCGGAGTGTGGAGAGAGTATCTTTTGGTCCACGGACCAAGTCGTCGATATACTCGAAACCGCCATTCGCGTATTCCTGGACTATTTGAGCTACCTGGCTGCCATCCTTCAGGATCTCGGCGTCGTCAGCTTCCTTCACTGCAACCGATTTGATTACCCACTGCTCGTCCTTCGTCAAGGCACTCCAAGGAATGCTCCCCGACCTTGAGTCAAGAGACTTCTGGAGGCCCTGGTCATACCCGATTCCCAGCGACACCATGAACAACTTGCTCATCTGCTGACCTGCGAAAGGAGAGCCGCTGTCCTCGTCAATCAACTCCTTATAGCGGTCTCGCTTTTTCTCCTCGATCACAAGGTCGCGCGGGATCTCGGTTTCCTCAATCTCGTCGATCATCTTTCAACCACCTCGGTTTTCAACCCGCTATTGCTCAGCAGGTATTCATTAGAGATACTATCCTTCATCCTGCTTTCAACCTGGGTAGTGTACTCTGAGTCTGTCATGAGGAAGGTGAGCTGTGTTCCCTCTATGTAGTCCGGGATGTTCTCGGCAATCCTGTTCCGTGGTTCACTAGATATCCTGCCCAGAGGCGTGTCAATAACGATGGGGGCTTCGAATCCACTGATACTGGTGAGGGCGGACATGAACGACAATGCCAAGACCTGCTTCTCTCCAGCAGACAGGGAACCAATCTTGTCCATTCCGAACTCATCCAGGACTCGGATAGTATAGTCCTCCTCCAAGACAATCTCGTATTCTTCGTCTTTCCAGATCAGCTGGTTGAAGTACTCCTCTATTTTCTCCTGAGCCTGACTACGGATCTCGCCCAATACAGTCTGCTGGATCTCATTGACGTGGTCAATCGACTGCTCCAGGAACTCCAGCTTCTTCACCAGGTCCTGGTGCTTCTCTTTCTTCTTTAATTCCTTAGTCAGCTCCTCGTCTTTGTTATCTACCTCTTCCTGCTTCAACGCGATATCACTCACAATATCCTCTTTCTGATCCTTCAGGGTCTCCTCCCGGTCTTCTAAGTCGTCAAGCTGATCCTCAATAGCATCTACGTCGATATCTTCGTCCGAAGTATCGTACTGCTTCAGCTCCTCTTTGATCTCGTTGATCTCAGTCTCCGTGTCACTAATCTCCTCTTCGACCTCACGGATCTGGCCTCGCAAATCCAAGAGCTGGCTCACTTTCTCAGTTCCAACATCCTGGATACGGGGGATCTCACTCTTACCCTCCAGATTTTCATCCTCATCCAGGCCCTGCTCAACTTCCTCAAGAAGATCTTTAAGCTCGTGCTCGTGGTCCTCTTCTATCGGCTCACCGCAGATACACTCACCCTCTTCCAAGAGCTCTCGGATGAAGTAGTCCTGAATCCTCGGAGGTAACTTCCCTTTCTCGTGTAACTCGTTGATTTGCTCCAGAGTGAAATCAAGAGCATCGTAACAGTACACAATAGGAGCTGCCTCCGCCAGGACATCGCCAGATCGATTCTGAAGATTCTCTTTTCTACTGCGGAGATTCTTCAACCGATCCTTCGCCTTGCTACGCTGCTCCTGTCTACTCCGAATATACTTGTCATCACTATCCTCAAGCTTCGATTCCTTCTGCTTGATCAGCCGCCGCGTCTCCTCAAGGTTAGAAACGATCTCTTCCTTGTCACCCTCTAAATCCTCAAGTTCGTCTCTCAGCTCGTTCAATTCCTCACGAAGCTCATCTTCCTTCCCGGAGAAATCATCCTTATCCTGTATCTGGTCACGAACTCTCTTCAGGTGGTTCTCCGATCTCTCCAGAAGGTCAATATGCGAGACGTCGACGATACCTTTCTTCACATTCTCCGAATACTCTTCTTCAAAAAACGTGTCAAGCCGTTCACCGTCAAAGAGGTAGTAATCACGGACGTCAACAGGGAGAATCTGGTTTAGGTGAGCGATAGGATCGTCCTTGATATCCCAATCAGAGCCCTCCTTACGCTGTAGTGTAAGATCGTCAGAAGCGTCGCTAAACTGGTTCTCCCCCTTCTTGACCGTTGTAAAACTCCGCTTGAACCTGTATTCCGGACTATCTCTGCCAAACCGGACCTCCACATACCCATTAAGCTCTTCACCTTCATCTAGATCTTCCAGCTTGTCTCGATTGCCGTACGGGTAAACATTCAGTCCTTCTTCTTTCGACTCCTCAAGATGTTCCTCGGTATCGTAAAGACAGAAAGTGATAGCGTTCAGCAGATTTGACTTTCCAGAGCCGTTCTCTCCCTCTATGACATTGATATTCTTCTTACCATCAGTTTTGAGCTCGATTCGTTGCTTTCCGTGGAATTGTCTGTAGTCCTTCACCTCCACAGAATGAATCTGTATCCTACTCATTTTCTGAGACGATGTCGTCGAGCATATCTTTGTAATCGTCGCTGTACCGAGGCATAGGCTGGTCAAGATTATCGCGCTCGAACTTCAGAATCTGTTTAATGAACGCTCTCTGATCCTCATCCTCGATTTCGTCGACCTT
This window encodes:
- the dndC gene encoding DNA phosphorothioation system sulfurtransferase DndC is translated as MSTDNLEVSKTGQEKGESVFDTRSLKEIYEEIQNTYLADNRPWVIGYSGGKDSTTALQLIWYAIEDLPEEKRNKPIYVISSDTLVETPKIVNHIVSTLENINEYAEKKNLPFTAHKVTPKVDDSFWVNLIGRGYPAPNQNFRWCTERLKIDPADRFIENKVSEHGEVIVVLGARKAESATREQVMEMHSIDGSVLSRHNKFANAFVYTPIEDWIVDDVWTYLIQAVENPWGKNNRDLAALYQEADDECPMVIDTKTPSCGNSRFGCWTCTVVSEDKAMQNMIDEGEDWMEPLLEFRDFLKETQDPEKKPKFRQVKGRQHGYVKEKTNGSDGIIPRAHKFEFCKDLLRKLLETQKEVNESLPEDEEMELIREEEIREIRRLWREERADWADSVPKIYNEVMDDNLNWVHDDLGSFGEMEAEVLNEVCEDHDVQPELIKRLLDTEFQHYGMKRRASIYSEIDKVMREDWRDLEEIVSEIEGEDRIEAWQYDGIGGT
- the dndE gene encoding DNA sulfur modification protein DndE; translated protein: MSQKFNRITIGNDATNRLKMLKANTGMTPNYLCRIGFCYSLNESRPPNPEEYDNEGQTFNRYTLLGEHDALYMALLKERLIQENKDPEEVLYDEFVAHLNRGVIRVHGNVRDLTDLEDLVPGEVKGKHAQQEG
- a CDS encoding cysteine desulfurase family protein — translated: MSPDVATPIYLDHHATTPVDEDIVDGMKPYFTENYGNPASEDHIYGANAKKAVNEARERISEAVNSRPEEIIFTSGATESDNLAIKGAAEYAAKHDKGNHVITAVTEHEAVLEACEAVEEKGFDATYLPVDEHGQVDPSDVEDAIRDDTVLISIMAANNEIGTTAPLQEIGEIAKEHEVFFHTDAVQAIGYLPIDVEEMGIDLMSISGHKIYGPKGVGALYVRRRNPKVKLEPLLHGGGHERGWRSGTLNVPSIVGFAKAVEMADKNMEERTSHVDELTSYMWERLNEELDDIVLNGHPEERIPNNLNISFTGVENKALVKNLQPDIAVSAGSACTTGQVEASHVLQAITDNEDRWHNAIRFGLGKDNTREEIEYATDEVIKIVNRLRNITF
- the dndD gene encoding DNA sulfur modification protein DndD yields the protein MRINKLVITDFGPYRGRNEITLTSSDDSPIVLFGGKNGAGKTTLFEAIGFCLHGKSSLGRRTARKDYEQAIRSKLHEYPDGKADSAAVRLEFEYAHMGEVDHYSVERSWRDRGKSIVENLEVRRNGQIPSELNEDQWQDFLKELVPPGVSQLFFFDGEKIQELASAVESDADFEDSMYSLLGLDLIERLDTDLSIYISRKLDESGVEGINEELEELRDERNQFEQELKDFKQEKEEKEEKLQELDSKIDSKESKIAQEGGSYADKREELKERRAELNASIEQHENQIREIAMGAYPFTLAPDLCEAVVDRLKTETERQNKVTARNELTDELNNVLGDNEVWQETEVPEDQIGEVAERIQQKLQGRLEIDDEEPELAHQFSEAQRQEIYSLVDKALHDVPQQLSEVTEELEEETRELQEVEAGLGKAPDEELISPLIEDLNELTEERGAIKSRLEELEEGISKAQTKLERKENEIENKLEKKARVEDVSERANLATDVRDAVQDFREQLAKEKLRKLESKLSERYITLSNKGKFYDKIEIDEETLDISIKTIHGNKKPHTELSAGERQIFATSLLWALADISDRPLPFIVDTPLGRLDNDHRDNLITHFFPEAAHQVIIFSTDTEIDDSQYQKLEGYISNAYHLEYDETEGRTIPSKGYFWDDDDENQQSLEEITS
- a CDS encoding AAA family ATPase; translated protein: MSRIQIHSVEVKDYRQFHGKQRIELKTDGKKNINVIEGENGSGKSNLLNAITFCLYDTEEHLEESKEEGLNVYPYGNRDKLEDLDEGEELNGYVEVRFGRDSPEYRFKRSFTTVKKGENQFSDASDDLTLQRKEGSDWDIKDDPIAHLNQILPVDVRDYYLFDGERLDTFFEEEYSENVKKGIVDVSHIDLLERSENHLKRVRDQIQDKDDFSGKEDELREELNELRDELEDLEGDKEEIVSNLEETRRLIKQKESKLEDSDDKYIRSRQEQRSKAKDRLKNLRSRKENLQNRSGDVLAEAAPIVYCYDALDFTLEQINELHEKGKLPPRIQDYFIRELLEEGECICGEPIEEDHEHELKDLLEEVEQGLDEDENLEGKSEIPRIQDVGTEKVSQLLDLRGQIREVEEEISDTETEINEIKEELKQYDTSDEDIDVDAIEDQLDDLEDREETLKDQKEDIVSDIALKQEEVDNKDEELTKELKKKEKHQDLVKKLEFLEQSIDHVNEIQQTVLGEIRSQAQEKIEEYFNQLIWKDEEYEIVLEEDYTIRVLDEFGMDKIGSLSAGEKQVLALSFMSALTSISGFEAPIVIDTPLGRISSEPRNRIAENIPDYIEGTQLTFLMTDSEYTTQVESRMKDSISNEYLLSNSGLKTEVVER